The following are encoded together in the Candidatus Liberimonas magnetica genome:
- a CDS encoding response regulator: MPRKILIADDEPDILSILGDLLTKAGFNVTLAKDGLETLEKVNKDKPDLIVLDIMMPRLDGHSVNIKLKENKETANIPVIIMTAYGHFKKLLEVRNELTVSAYLEKPFPVSMLLEKIKEILSV; this comes from the coding sequence ATGCCCCGCAAAATCCTGATTGCAGATGATGAACCCGATATCCTTTCCATCCTGGGAGACCTTCTTACTAAAGCAGGGTTTAATGTAACCCTGGCCAAGGACGGCCTGGAAACACTGGAAAAGGTGAACAAAGACAAACCTGACCTGATAGTACTTGACATTATGATGCCCAGGTTAGACGGTCACTCGGTAAATATAAAACTCAAGGAAAATAAAGAAACTGCAAATATCCCTGTAATCATAATGACGGCATACGGCCATTTTAAGAAGCTTCTTGAGGTAAGGAATGAGCTTACAGTCTCTGCGTACCTTGAGAAACCATTTCCAGTTTCAATGCTTTTAGAAAAGATAAAAGAAATACTTTCTGTGTAG